From a single Aestuariibius sp. HNIBRBA575 genomic region:
- a CDS encoding TetR/AcrR family transcriptional regulator: MAGKVQERRKALRESLTLIAQRHIAQNGLGALRARDLAKEAGCALGAIYNVFGDLTDLVLEVNARTFKQLGADVAEALASADQTPLDQLTTMGQAYAHFAADHHHLWRALFDVDRPDGETAPDWYLAEMGRLLAYIDAPLRVAFRDMSDVERDLFTRTLFSSVHGIVLLGLENASAGVPTGQVDQMIALLLKRLVPAE; encoded by the coding sequence ATGGCAGGAAAAGTTCAGGAACGTCGCAAAGCATTGCGGGAATCTTTGACGCTGATCGCGCAACGTCACATTGCCCAAAATGGACTGGGCGCATTGCGTGCCCGCGATCTGGCCAAAGAGGCCGGCTGCGCCTTGGGGGCCATTTATAACGTGTTTGGCGACCTGACCGATTTGGTCCTAGAGGTAAACGCCCGCACATTTAAACAACTGGGTGCGGATGTGGCCGAAGCACTGGCCAGCGCAGATCAAACACCGTTGGATCAATTGACCACGATGGGCCAGGCCTATGCCCATTTTGCCGCGGATCATCACCATTTGTGGCGTGCCCTATTTGACGTAGACCGGCCCGACGGCGAAACGGCGCCGGATTGGTATCTGGCAGAAATGGGTCGATTACTGGCCTATATTGATGCGCCGTTGCGGGTGGCATTTCGGGACATGTCCGATGTGGAACGCGACCTGTTTACCCGCACTTTGTTTTCGTCGGTCCATGGCATTGTCCTGTTGGGATTGGAAAATGCCAGCGCTGGTGTGCCCACCGGCCAAGTCGATCAAATGATCGCTCTTTTGCTCAAACGATTGGTTCCTGCTGAATAG
- a CDS encoding PspA/IM30 family protein has product MFRTLSTLLAGASARSEDRVRDAFAIELIDQKIREADNSLKAAKATLATIIQRQRAEDRQANTLKSRISDMTARAQDALRADREDLAAEAAEAIANMENELTIRLETLDRLDQKGMRLRSSIEAGHRRIIDLKQGAIQARAVRREHHIQRRLNATAGTNTAVDEAEELIQRVIGADDPFEQSEILRGIENDLSHDTLADRMADHGFGAATRKTGQDVLAQLKAKKPNKSKH; this is encoded by the coding sequence ATGTTTAGAACATTATCGACATTGCTTGCAGGCGCTTCGGCCCGTTCCGAAGATCGGGTCCGTGATGCCTTTGCGATTGAGTTGATCGACCAGAAAATTCGCGAAGCTGATAACAGCTTGAAGGCCGCCAAAGCCACATTGGCCACGATAATTCAGCGTCAACGCGCCGAAGACCGTCAGGCCAACACGTTGAAATCACGTATTTCTGACATGACGGCCCGCGCCCAAGACGCGTTGCGTGCAGATCGAGAAGATTTGGCCGCCGAGGCGGCAGAGGCCATTGCCAATATGGAAAACGAGTTAACGATCCGATTGGAAACGCTGGATCGACTGGATCAGAAAGGTATGCGTTTGCGCAGCTCGATCGAAGCCGGGCATCGACGGATTATCGACCTGAAACAGGGCGCCATCCAAGCCCGCGCCGTGCGTCGCGAACACCATATTCAGCGGCGTTTGAATGCCACGGCCGGCACCAATACCGCCGTCGACGAAGCAGAAGAGCTGATCCAGCGTGTCATCGGGGCCGATGATCCGTTTGAACAATCTGAAATCCTACGCGGAATCGAAAACGATCTAAGCCACGACACATTGGCCGACCGGATGGCAGACCATGGTTTTGGCGCGGCGACACGTAAAACCGGGCAGGATGTATTGGCCCAGCTAAAAGCCAAAAAACCAAATAAATCCAAGCATTAA
- a CDS encoding helix-turn-helix transcriptional regulator — translation MARTKTYDRLKRLDLLAAQLKQDSHCTIKDLAAQHNVSERTICRDLQLMRDQGLPIDADRGRGGGVRLDQNWGVGRLNLNYTQAVDLLISIAVAEQMNSAIFLANLGSIRRQLVASFAPDKRRQVDRIKSRILIGPTASTPVQNTNAPAPSRVIQTLHQCFLTQKNIAITYCDEAKRTTDRHIEPHYLLLNYPVWYVLAVDHLRCDLRTFRCDRILSAMATEDRFQLHPKQAFVQLLEQKGLLRLPSDHTQSLA, via the coding sequence ATGGCACGCACAAAGACATATGATCGACTAAAACGGCTGGATTTACTGGCTGCGCAGTTAAAACAAGATAGCCATTGCACAATCAAAGATCTGGCCGCACAGCACAATGTCAGCGAACGCACGATCTGTCGTGATTTGCAGCTGATGCGCGATCAGGGCCTGCCGATTGATGCGGATCGTGGCCGGGGCGGCGGTGTGCGGCTGGATCAGAACTGGGGTGTGGGCCGGTTGAACCTAAACTATACCCAAGCCGTTGATTTATTGATCAGTATCGCCGTTGCCGAACAGATGAATTCAGCCATTTTTCTGGCCAATCTGGGATCAATCCGCCGGCAATTGGTCGCGTCATTTGCCCCGGATAAACGCCGCCAAGTGGACCGTATCAAGTCGCGCATTCTGATCGGCCCCACCGCATCAACCCCGGTGCAAAACACCAACGCCCCTGCACCCAGCCGGGTCATTCAGACCTTGCATCAGTGCTTTTTGACCCAGAAAAACATCGCGATCACCTATTGCGACGAAGCAAAACGAACCACGGACCGACATATTGAACCGCATTACCTGCTGCTGAATTACCCGGTTTGGTACGTGTTGGCGGTGGATCATCTGCGCTGTGATCTGCGCACATTTCGATGTGATCGCATCCTCAGCGCCATGGCCACCGAAGATCGATTTCAGCTGCATCCCAAACAGGCCTTTGTTCAATTGTTGGAACAAAAGGGCCTGCTTAGATTACCCTCAGACCATACCCAAAGTTTGGCTTGA